In Helicobacter bilis, a genomic segment contains:
- the flgL gene encoding flagellar hook-associated protein FlgL, with translation MRVTFGTKYNQMLNNNGNITSNLNDMNTKIASGKKIQYGWQDASVSNQNLKLEYDETTLQQGIDVARTAETQTLNTDKALQEISLAMVQFKTKLLHAANDLHTPTSREALARDLEATKAHIISIANTSVGGKFIFAGSKVDVQPFDSVGNYYGNDEELSALVSSKNLVPFNITGEELFYGFDNDKHRLITTNGRMLNQTRLHPAIMDNSEKHSEPTEVYIKEDDTLRDLIGDNDNNPRNNGKEYFYVQGVNSRGQSFKEKFALDVGFTNPKNATTVRDLLDRIGKAFGNTHATKVVDVRLNNWGQIEIKDLKPGSSSIDFHMISSEADVENLADLEKLGARVQVYSSQNLTSEFSASNLKGVNDLYDNRLTHIPTTLIRKDNVMTEIDTKLEDILSVPTRYIKITGTPPNEKDGTISNRELGEPLLFDIRGQEVRDLFDAIKEYFGGNIDVELDHGQINIYDRNVRNKSTDTLKPPFDGERGFSIRLETLGESEEEVNGFTSSLGVSYTKTGFQQLGSKIRGNISQSLSGTSVLANDHTKLIEVTDGSLNGKTYGFKLHDHNGIELEASITFTKQGSFLELPAQHSDKTIKIPLFDPYDEPPAVTISDGDSVTYRQLMDAMSIALNYSNEDDKSLSAAQVKGGKPTQAQKDAYEELLDRAKSNITIDFDSEGKIEIQDNLRAITRMTMMFYDKAQDDFSPEAIRYSNANVRLNANGSLVVDDPKIHFFRGLDDAIQSVRDGIYRAGALHGQRYDDTMKSLGIQNCIELIDHLSDHIEKVISKNGAHTRTFQNSVARNEIIKTQVSGIKGDTIGADLAETYNKFTNLSNNYQAVLSSTNRINNLSLVNYLN, from the coding sequence ATGAGAGTAACATTTGGGACAAAATACAATCAAATGCTAAATAATAATGGCAATATTACCTCAAACCTTAATGATATGAATACAAAGATTGCAAGTGGTAAAAAGATTCAGTATGGTTGGCAAGATGCAAGTGTGTCAAATCAGAATCTAAAGCTAGAATATGATGAGACGACTTTGCAGCAAGGCATAGATGTAGCACGCACAGCAGAGACTCAAACTCTAAATACAGATAAGGCTTTGCAAGAGATTTCACTTGCGATGGTGCAGTTTAAAACAAAGCTTTTACACGCAGCAAATGACTTGCATACGCCAACTTCAAGGGAAGCATTAGCAAGAGATTTAGAGGCTACAAAAGCACATATTATTAGCATTGCAAATACTTCTGTGGGTGGGAAGTTTATCTTTGCGGGAAGTAAAGTCGATGTGCAGCCTTTTGATTCTGTGGGGAATTATTATGGCAATGATGAAGAGTTAAGCGCACTTGTGAGTTCTAAGAATCTAGTCCCATTTAATATTACAGGTGAAGAGCTTTTCTATGGTTTTGATAATGATAAACACAGACTCATTACAACAAATGGGAGAATGCTTAATCAAACGCGACTTCACCCAGCAATTATGGATAATTCCGAAAAGCATAGTGAGCCAACTGAAGTATATATCAAAGAAGATGATACGCTTAGAGACTTAATAGGCGATAATGATAATAATCCACGAAATAACGGAAAAGAGTATTTCTATGTGCAAGGGGTAAATAGTCGCGGTCAAAGCTTTAAAGAAAAGTTTGCCCTAGATGTGGGCTTTACAAATCCAAAGAATGCTACGACGGTTAGAGACTTGCTTGATAGAATCGGCAAGGCATTTGGCAATACGCATGCGACAAAAGTCGTTGATGTGCGGTTGAATAACTGGGGGCAAATTGAGATTAAAGACTTAAAGCCCGGTAGCTCTAGTATTGACTTTCACATGATTTCAAGTGAAGCTGATGTAGAGAATCTAGCCGACCTTGAGAAGCTTGGGGCAAGAGTGCAGGTATATAGCAGTCAGAATCTTACTTCAGAATTTAGTGCGAGTAATCTTAAAGGTGTGAATGATTTATATGATAATCGCCTTACACATATCCCAACGACACTTATCCGCAAAGATAATGTAATGACAGAGATAGACACAAAGCTAGAGGATATTCTATCCGTGCCAACAAGATATATTAAAATCACAGGCACACCGCCAAATGAAAAAGATGGCACGATTAGCAATAGAGAGTTAGGTGAGCCTTTATTGTTTGATATAAGAGGGCAGGAAGTAAGAGATTTATTTGATGCGATTAAAGAGTATTTTGGTGGTAATATTGATGTGGAATTAGACCATGGACAAATAAATATCTATGATAGAAATGTGCGAAATAAAAGCACAGATACACTAAAGCCGCCATTTGATGGAGAAAGGGGCTTTTCTATACGCCTTGAAACGCTTGGTGAGAGTGAAGAAGAGGTGAATGGCTTTACCTCAAGTCTTGGTGTGAGTTATACAAAGACTGGATTCCAACAACTAGGCTCAAAGATTAGAGGCAATATTTCACAATCTCTATCAGGGACTTCTGTGCTTGCAAACGATCATACAAAGCTTATTGAAGTAACAGATGGCTCACTCAATGGCAAAACCTATGGTTTTAAACTGCACGATCATAATGGGATAGAGCTTGAAGCAAGTATTACTTTTACAAAACAAGGAAGCTTTTTAGAGCTACCCGCACAACATAGTGATAAAACTATAAAGATTCCATTATTTGATCCTTATGATGAGCCACCAGCAGTAACCATTAGCGATGGAGATTCTGTAACTTATAGGCAGCTTATGGACGCTATGTCTATTGCGCTAAATTATAGTAATGAAGATGATAAATCTCTTAGTGCAGCACAAGTAAAAGGCGGTAAGCCCACTCAAGCACAAAAAGATGCGTATGAAGAATTGCTAGATAGAGCAAAATCAAACATTACCATTGACTTTGATAGCGAAGGAAAGATTGAAATTCAAGATAATTTAAGGGCAATTACTCGTATGACAATGATGTTTTATGACAAAGCACAAGACGACTTTAGCCCGGAAGCTATCCGTTATTCAAATGCGAATGTAAGACTTAATGCAAATGGTTCTCTTGTAGTAGATGATCCAAAGATTCACTTCTTTAGAGGGCTAGATGATGCGATCCAGTCTGTAAGAGATGGAATCTATCGTGCAGGGGCATTACATGGGCAAAGATATGATGATACAATGAAAAGTCTTGGTATCCAAAATTGCATTGAATTAATCGATCATTTAAGCGATCATATAGAAAAAGTCATATCTAAAAATGGAGCTCATACTCGCACATTCCAAAACTCTGTGGCAAGAAATGAGATTATTAAAACGCAAGTAAGCGGTATTAAAGGCGATACGATAGGAGCAGATTTGGCAGAAACTTATAATAAATTCACAAATCTAAGTAATAACTATCAAGCTGTGCTATCATCAACAAATCGCATTAATAACCTTTCACTTGTGAATTATCTTAATTAA